Within the Paenibacillus sp. AN1007 genome, the region GTGTCATCTGAGCCCAATCGCTGTCCATTCAAAACCGTAAATATTCCGAGCGTAGTCCATATTCTAGCGAACACGCCGGATCGAATCACGGGAACGCAGCGCTGGAGATGTGCGCGTCTGTACCGTCACGGATTTGGTCTTTTCTTCCTTGATGGCTTCCAGGTTGTTGGTACGTGAAATGCTGAGCACAATGCCCATCGCAACCATCATAACAAAGAGCGAAGTCCCCCCATAACTGATAAACGGAAGGGTAACACCCGTTACCGGTATTGTTTGGGTGACACCCCCGATATTGATGAAGGCCTGAATCGCAATAAGTCCCATAATACCTATGCCCACCAGCGTTCCGAATGGATCAGGACAGCGCAGTGACACGATAATCCCCCGCCAGATAAAATACAGATAAACGAGCAGGAACAGTGAACTTCCAATGAAACCGAGTTCTTCTCCAATGACGGAGAAAATAAAGTCATTATAGGCGTTTGGCAAATAATGCAGCTTCATGGTGCCTTGTCCAATACCCGAACCTGTAAAGCCGCCATCACCAATGGCTACAAGAGAGCGGTATAAGTTAAGACTTCCCCCATTGATGTCAGACATCGGATTCAGGAAAGCTTGAATTCGGCCGATTTTGTAGTTCTGCTGCGCTGTTACGGTTGTGGCGGGATCCAGCGCAGGAGGATCTGGTGACATGGAAGAAAAGAGGGCATTCGCTCCAAAGGCAAGTGCACCACCCAGTACAACCAGAAGAACAGAACCCAGGATATGCTTCATGCTGGCTCCGCCAGCATAAATGACAAGACCGCAGGTAGATACCAGAATAAAGCAGGTACCAAAGTCAGGCTGCAGCATGATTAATCCTGCAATAAATCCAACGATAATCAATACGGGAAAATATCCTGTTCTGAAGTCGCGGAACCGTTCGCCTTTTTTGGTGATTAAAGCAGCCAAATAAAGAATGATAGCAATTTTGGCAAATTCTGCGGGCTGCAGACTGAATCCAAACACTCGAATCCAACTTCTTGCACCATTTAACATGGCACCCGTTACCAATACAAGTAAGAGCAGTGCTGTGGTGAACAGGAAAAAGGGTGCATAGAGCTTTTTGTACTTGTTAAAACGGATATTCATGGCAAAAAACATGCCAACCAGACCGATCATCGCCCACATAAGTTGTTTTTTCGTGAAGTAAAGGGCATCGTTGTTAAAACTTTTGCTTGCAATTGCGATGCTGGAACTGGAGCTGAATACCATTACCAGTCCAAAGCCCACCAACAGTAAAGTGAGGATTAGCAGTTGAAAATCCGGCGTGCCTCTCTTCGTTCGCGTCTGGGCCTTTTGTTGTTTCATGATATGGCCCGCCTAAGCTTCGAGCAGTTCTTTAAGCTGCTGCAGTTTTTGGGTGGCCAGCTTCACGACTGGCTGTGGAACGGAAGAGTCATAATCAAGTCCATGCGGGAAGGTGGCCTTGCCAAGATAGACCGCTTCGACGGCCAGAACCGTGTCGGGTTTTTCCAGCTTGCCTTCTACCGCGCGCGTATTAATGCGTACAAAGTATTCTGAGTTAGTTTGTTCATCTTCGATTTTGTAGTCATATGTAGCACGGTAGTATTCCCACTGCCACCGGACAAATCCGACTTTCTCGGCGCTCTCATCCAGGTATGCCAAGTCGCTCTTCAAGCCATCCAAGCCTGTATTCTCAAAAATCATAAGCGTTTGATCCTCCTCATAAGCTTCCGAGTATAATTCTCGTGTATTTCTCTAGTTCATGATAGTATGTTTCCCCTTCCCGTGCAAGCTTTCTAAAGGCCTTTCGTATCGGTTTTCATGCAATTCTGCTACAATATACAGCAATAGGTTTGAAGAGGAAGGTTTGGGACGGTTTTGAAGTCCTGTTGACGAACGAAAGGATGGGGTTACATGACAAATAATATATGGTGGGAAGATCTGCAGATCCACATGGTGGAATGGCGGCGTCACCTCCATCGCAATCCTGAGGTTTCCTTTCATGAGGAGAAAACATCCTCTTTTGTGGCTGATATGCTGGAGAGCTTTGGCATTGAGGTCAAACGACATGTAGGCGGTCACGGGGTGATCGGAATTCTCCGCGGGGACAAGCCTGGACCTGTTGTGATGCTGCGGGCCGATATGGATGCACTGCCGATCCAGGACGAGAAAGATGTTGAATACGCCTCGCAGCAGGCCGGGGCGATGCATGCTTGCGGTCACGATGGGCATATCTCGATGCTGTTGGGAACCGCGCTCTATTTCAGCAGGCATAAACATGAAGTGCGGGGTGAAATCCGCTTTTTGTTCCAGCCGGCGGAAGAACTGCTTCCGGGCGGTGCCGTGCAGGTCATTGCTGACGGCGCACTGGAAGGTGTAGATGTCATCTATGGCATACATCTATGGACGCCGATCCCTGCCGGCTTCGTTGCAAGCACAGCAGGCCCGATGATGGCGGCGGCAGACGATTTTTATATCGATATCAAAGGAAAAGGCGGTCACGGCGGTATGCCGCAAGCTACAATTGATAGTGTCGTTGCCGGCTCCGCACTGGTGATGCAGCTTCAGACAATCGTCAGCCGCTCGGTTGATCCACTGCGCCCGGCTGTACTGACCATTGGTACAATGCAGGCGGGATCTGCACAAAATGTGATTGCCGAACAATGCAAATTGAGCGGTACAGTACGCACATTCGATGAAGAGACGCGAAATGCAATGAAGGAACGAGTACTTGCTATGGTGTCGCAGACCGGTGCCGCATATGGGGCAGAGACTCAGGTGAAGTATATTATGGGATATCCACCTGTTGTTAATGATGAGCATGAGACTGCACGGTTTTTCCGTGAGGCTGGAGCCGCGTTCGGGGCGGATCGGGTTCAGAATTCTCCCATGCTGATGCCTGCAGAAGATTTTGCTTATTACCTGCAGAAGATTCCTGGGTGCTTCATGTTTGTCGGTGCAGGCAATCCGGAGAAAAATGCGGTATATCCGCACCATCACCCGATGTTTGATTTTGACGAAGACGTTATGCAGACGGGCGTAAAACTGTTTGCTGCTATGGCTAAGGGTTACGCAGCCGAATGTTAAATATTGTAGTTGGGCATCCTGATCATACCGAGGTATGGACAGGGTGCTCTTTTTGTTTCTTAAATGAAAAAAGATCAGCAGATGGCGAGGAAGGTGGAAAAATGGACAGATTGAATGAACATGGTGCCTGTATTGTACAGCGGGATTTTACTGTGCTTCTCGAAACGGGGCATTCGGGCTTCGAAGCAGCACGGGCACAGCTCTGCATGTACGCAGAACTTGTGAAGACACCCGCATCGTTTCATACCTATCGTATTACACCTTTATCCTTATGGAATGCGGCGGCATTAGGCTGGAATTCGGAACAGGTGACTGCCAGTCTGGAGCAGATGTCGCGCTGGAAGGTGCCCTCAGCGCTCACGCAGGACGTGCATCGGATAATGCAGCAGTATGGCAAATTAAAACTGCATGCAGAGCCGGATCATGAACGCATGTGTCTGATAAGTGAAGATCAGCAGCTGCTTGATGATTTGAGCAGCATACGTTCCATTGCTGCTTTCCGCATGCAGCGAATCAACCCGGGTGAACTTCTGCTATCAGGCGAACAGCGTGGTTTATTAAAACAGGAACTGACACGGCTGGGTTATCCGGTGTTAGATTATGCAGGTTATCGGAAGGGGACTGAACTTTTATTTGGCTGGAAGTCAGGCCGAGTTCTTCCTGAATCAGCCAATAGACTCGAGGCGAAGGAGCAGGCTGCATTTGCACTGCGCCCTTATCAGCAAAAGGCGGTGGATGCGTTCGCTGGCGGTGAAGGGATCGGCGGAAGCGGTCTGCTGGTGCTCCCCTGCGGAGCAGGCAAGACGATTATTGGCATAGCTGTTTTGGAACAGCTGCAGTGCGAGTGTCTTATTTTAACGTCCAATACTACATCTGTGCGGCAGTGGATACAGGAGATTCAGGATAAAACGACGATAACTGCGGAACAGATCGGAGAGTATTCGGGTCAGAAAAAACAGGTGAAACCGGTGACGGTGGCGACGTATCAAATTTTGACTCACCGGAAAGCGAAAGATGCGGCGTTCACCCATATTCATCTGCTGCAGGAGCGAAAGTGGGGGCTTATCATCTATGATGAAGTACATCTGCTGCCAGCACCGGTATTCCGGGCCACTGCGGATATTCAAGCAACACGACGACTGGGTTTGACCGCTACCCTTATTCGTGAGGATGGCTGTGAACAGGATGTGTTCTCACTGATCGGGCCCAAGTTATATGATATGCCTTGGAAAGAACTGGAGCAGCAAGGCTGGATTGCCGAGGTGAAGTGCCAGGAAGTGAGAATCCCCTTTTCGCCTGAATGGAGATCAACTTATGTGCAGGCTGAGGGCAAACATCAGTTTCGTCTGGCAGCCGAGAATCCGGCAAAATTAGACGTTGTGAAGCGGCTGTTGAAACGTCATCAAAATGTGCCGACGCTTGTCATCGGACAATATCTCGATCAGCTGGAGACGATTGCCCGGGAAATTGACGCGCCGCTGATCTCCGGATCGATGCCGCAGCAGGAGCGAATCAAGTGGTTTTCTGCCTTTAGAAAGGGAGAGATTCGGACCATTGTCGTATCCAAAGTCGCCAATTTTGCTGTAGATTTGCCGGATGCTGCAGTAGCGCTCGAACTGTCCGGCAGCTTTGGTTCAAGACAGGAAGAAGCCCAGCGGCTCGGGAGGATTTTACGCCCGAAAGCAGGTGAAAATAAGGCTTATTTCTATGCACTTGTATCTGAAAACAGCAAAGAACAGGACTTTGCGCTGAATCGGCAGTTGTTTTTGGTAGAGCAGGGGTATGAATATGGCATTGTACAGGAATCGGACATGTTTCATTAACACTACTGCAGAAGGGGAGGAACTTGTGTTGTCTGATCAGGGGTTCGAGATGGAGCAGGAAATACAATCGACAATGGTACGCGAAAAGGAAGCGTGGTCTGCACTTGGCTCAGCAGAGCAGCGGGTACTTGGTGCTCTTTTTCACCAACATGCAGGTCAGACCTTCTCTTCTCTTCTCCCTTCTGAAGCGTGGGCTCGGGAAGGGTTGAGCGGAGCAGAAGCCAAGCTTGCTTTTGCTGTGCTCTGCCGCAAAGGTTGGATCTGCTCTATGCACAAAAGCTGGGGGGAACGTTCGTATTATATTCCAACATGTCACCTGGCCGCGTTAACGCTTGTCTATGCAGACCGTGTGGGTCTGCATATTGCACCGATGACCGGATCGGTTAAAAAGGTTATTAAAGAAGGGAAACCGCATATCGCAGCTGAGCTGCTTCATCTGCTTGCATGGGTTCTAAGAGAAGGATTACCTGTGACAGGAAAAGGCACAATACATAAGAGAAACGTACAAAAGTTAAGCACATTAACCGTATTGTCCTGCGATGATTTTAAACATATAGAGATTTCATATGAACATGATGACCTATATCCGGTACATGTAATGATGATGCTGGATCTGCTGCTTTGTCTCCAACTGGTGCAGAAGACAGGCAAGGGGTTTGAAATTAATGAAGAGCCGTTGCGGCAGTGGTTGAAGCTGCCTTGGTCTGCGATGCATCGTGAAATTTTTCGAATCTGTATGGACCGATATGGAGCGCAAGATGCAGAAGGGCAGCATTTCCGTTATCAATTGGCACTACTTGGGCCTGGTCTGGATGAATGGTGTGTCATATTGAATGAGGAAGAGAATTTCGGGATCAAAGGCTGGGTATATGCTTTGGCTGGCTGGGGATTCGGTGAGATTGGCGAGAGTACAGCCGGGGAACTGGTGTTCCGCTGGCTGATGAATCCAGTGGATCTTTTACATGATACAGTGTGTTGGATGATTGAGCCTGATCGGAAGCAGGAAAAGGACGAGAAACGATCCGGTGGAATTTATGTGCAGCCTGATTTAGAAATTATGGTGCCGCCTGACGTATCTGCCGCGGTCTGTTGGTGGCTGGAATGCTGCAGTGAACGGATTACACGCGACCAGCTGTCCATCTA harbors:
- a CDS encoding YugN family protein; protein product: MIFENTGLDGLKSDLAYLDESAEKVGFVRWQWEYYRATYDYKIEDEQTNSEYFVRINTRAVEGKLEKPDTVLAVEAVYLGKATFPHGLDYDSSVPQPVVKLATQKLQQLKELLEA
- a CDS encoding DNA repair helicase XPB; the encoded protein is MDRLNEHGACIVQRDFTVLLETGHSGFEAARAQLCMYAELVKTPASFHTYRITPLSLWNAAALGWNSEQVTASLEQMSRWKVPSALTQDVHRIMQQYGKLKLHAEPDHERMCLISEDQQLLDDLSSIRSIAAFRMQRINPGELLLSGEQRGLLKQELTRLGYPVLDYAGYRKGTELLFGWKSGRVLPESANRLEAKEQAAFALRPYQQKAVDAFAGGEGIGGSGLLVLPCGAGKTIIGIAVLEQLQCECLILTSNTTSVRQWIQEIQDKTTITAEQIGEYSGQKKQVKPVTVATYQILTHRKAKDAAFTHIHLLQERKWGLIIYDEVHLLPAPVFRATADIQATRRLGLTATLIREDGCEQDVFSLIGPKLYDMPWKELEQQGWIAEVKCQEVRIPFSPEWRSTYVQAEGKHQFRLAAENPAKLDVVKRLLKRHQNVPTLVIGQYLDQLETIAREIDAPLISGSMPQQERIKWFSAFRKGEIRTIVVSKVANFAVDLPDAAVALELSGSFGSRQEEAQRLGRILRPKAGENKAYFYALVSENSKEQDFALNRQLFLVEQGYEYGIVQESDMFH
- a CDS encoding M20 family metallopeptidase, translating into MTNNIWWEDLQIHMVEWRRHLHRNPEVSFHEEKTSSFVADMLESFGIEVKRHVGGHGVIGILRGDKPGPVVMLRADMDALPIQDEKDVEYASQQAGAMHACGHDGHISMLLGTALYFSRHKHEVRGEIRFLFQPAEELLPGGAVQVIADGALEGVDVIYGIHLWTPIPAGFVASTAGPMMAAADDFYIDIKGKGGHGGMPQATIDSVVAGSALVMQLQTIVSRSVDPLRPAVLTIGTMQAGSAQNVIAEQCKLSGTVRTFDEETRNAMKERVLAMVSQTGAAYGAETQVKYIMGYPPVVNDEHETARFFREAGAAFGADRVQNSPMLMPAEDFAYYLQKIPGCFMFVGAGNPEKNAVYPHHHPMFDFDEDVMQTGVKLFAAMAKGYAAEC
- a CDS encoding helicase-associated domain-containing protein, encoding MSDQGFEMEQEIQSTMVREKEAWSALGSAEQRVLGALFHQHAGQTFSSLLPSEAWAREGLSGAEAKLAFAVLCRKGWICSMHKSWGERSYYIPTCHLAALTLVYADRVGLHIAPMTGSVKKVIKEGKPHIAAELLHLLAWVLREGLPVTGKGTIHKRNVQKLSTLTVLSCDDFKHIEISYEHDDLYPVHVMMMLDLLLCLQLVQKTGKGFEINEEPLRQWLKLPWSAMHREIFRICMDRYGAQDAEGQHFRYQLALLGPGLDEWCVILNEEENFGIKGWVYALAGWGFGEIGESTAGELVFRWLMNPVDLLHDTVCWMIEPDRKQEKDEKRSGGIYVQPDLEIMVPPDVSAAVCWWLECCSERITRDQLSIYRLSKERIVKAHAGGFTYEAIADFLQRHAVNGVPKHVLAALKDWTQACQEIEGSSTHLTLSLEGVRGQSEDQGKGSLGAAECTESPEGLLRLHVMPGAMVNPSDAALDLLQDVNGKAAWDKRKADVPETWHRDWRKYHMSTARQIAVQAVEWQVKLGIREGDETLVLIPHQVQGHERWTLEAWCIVNSDETAVQTEWRTLIPDRWDSMRLILPDDV
- the ftsW gene encoding putative lipid II flippase FtsW encodes the protein MKQQKAQTRTKRGTPDFQLLILTLLLVGFGLVMVFSSSSSIAIASKSFNNDALYFTKKQLMWAMIGLVGMFFAMNIRFNKYKKLYAPFFLFTTALLLLVLVTGAMLNGARSWIRVFGFSLQPAEFAKIAIILYLAALITKKGERFRDFRTGYFPVLIIVGFIAGLIMLQPDFGTCFILVSTCGLVIYAGGASMKHILGSVLLVVLGGALAFGANALFSSMSPDPPALDPATTVTAQQNYKIGRIQAFLNPMSDINGGSLNLYRSLVAIGDGGFTGSGIGQGTMKLHYLPNAYNDFIFSVIGEELGFIGSSLFLLVYLYFIWRGIIVSLRCPDPFGTLVGIGIMGLIAIQAFINIGGVTQTIPVTGVTLPFISYGGTSLFVMMVAMGIVLSISRTNNLEAIKEEKTKSVTVQTRTSPALRSRDSIRRVR